One window of Paenibacillus albicereus genomic DNA carries:
- a CDS encoding HAD family hydrolase, whose protein sequence is MAKPTPQTILFDLDDTLIHCNKYFNLVIDQFVDAMRTWFHAYPELTEAAIRRKQQEIDIAGVHAIGFKSEHFPQSFLDTYIDFSRLTGREEGSDEIDLLWRMGQSVYEQEAEPYPDMESTLEELADAGHRLHLYTGGEPSIQQRKVDRLGLQRFFGDRIYIRQHKNTDALEEILRSGGFDRSHTWMVGNSIRTDVVPALSTGIHAIHVEPFTEWEYNIVTIDVEPQGAFLQLKHLRDVPEGIASYGGRIS, encoded by the coding sequence ATGGCCAAGCCTACGCCGCAGACCATCCTGTTCGATCTGGATGACACGCTCATCCATTGCAACAAATATTTCAACCTGGTCATCGACCAGTTCGTCGACGCCATGCGGACCTGGTTCCACGCCTACCCGGAGTTGACGGAGGCCGCGATCCGCCGCAAGCAGCAGGAAATCGACATTGCCGGCGTGCATGCGATCGGCTTCAAGAGCGAGCACTTTCCGCAGTCTTTCCTCGATACCTATATCGACTTCTCCCGACTCACCGGCCGCGAGGAGGGCTCCGACGAGATCGATCTGCTATGGCGGATGGGACAGAGCGTCTACGAGCAGGAAGCGGAGCCCTATCCCGACATGGAGAGCACGCTCGAGGAGCTGGCCGATGCCGGCCACCGCCTACATCTGTATACGGGAGGCGAGCCTTCCATCCAGCAGCGCAAGGTGGATCGGCTCGGCCTGCAGCGGTTTTTCGGGGACCGGATCTATATCCGCCAGCACAAGAACACCGACGCGCTGGAGGAAATCCTGCGCTCGGGCGGATTCGACCGTTCCCACACCTGGATGGTGGGCAACTCCATCCGCACCGATGTCGTGCCGGCGCTGTCGACGGGCATCCATGCGATCCATGTCGAGCCGTTCACGGAGTGGGAGTACAATATCGTGACGATCGATGTCGAGCCTCAGGGAGCGTTCCTGCAGCTGAAGCATCTGCGGGATGTTCCTGAGGGCATCGCTTCGTATGGCGGCCGCATTTCTTAA
- a CDS encoding glucosaminidase domain-containing protein, with translation MNTPHGAAILTPSDIRHIRTFIDDKYPEKPQSEKSELVADAIRRAIFHQLPDFADSIKKELTSRLVRRYVVGQKGFVRGDDIVEACLELDIRDQRIVRPLRSWIERKLDVTVEERELQRVLRLVKPTHARAESMELLGRIAEELDAPAPGTVDPSADERQGAPSWLASMPSMRILTAAIGCVMIMGGMLVYVWSLLHDRPQSAGMAVVSAAELEQPAASPQAAPRSEPAAPEPASAAAAEQAPMMDNELPRSLQYADIDEAALQDFLEGRSSMLAGSRYMEAILDAARHYNIHPLLLFAITGQEQSFVPDDHKRAEQMANNPFNVHYSWQNFNTTIEESSMIAAKTVVNLSKNRPEDRDAIVWINRKYAEDPNWSKGVTSILDMLEEIAA, from the coding sequence GTGAACACACCTCATGGTGCCGCGATCCTCACTCCTTCGGATATTCGCCATATCAGAACGTTTATCGACGATAAATATCCGGAGAAGCCGCAGAGCGAAAAAAGCGAGCTGGTCGCGGACGCGATTCGCCGCGCCATTTTCCATCAGCTGCCCGATTTTGCAGATAGCATCAAGAAAGAGCTGACCTCCCGTCTCGTACGCCGATACGTCGTCGGACAGAAAGGCTTCGTTCGCGGCGACGATATCGTCGAAGCTTGCCTGGAGCTCGACATTCGCGATCAGCGGATCGTCCGGCCGCTGCGCAGTTGGATCGAACGGAAGCTTGACGTCACGGTCGAGGAGCGGGAGCTGCAGCGCGTGCTGCGCCTGGTCAAGCCAACGCATGCCCGCGCAGAGAGCATGGAGCTGCTGGGACGAATTGCCGAGGAGCTGGATGCGCCAGCGCCGGGGACTGTCGATCCGTCTGCGGACGAGCGGCAGGGAGCGCCATCATGGCTGGCCTCGATGCCGAGCATGCGCATCTTGACGGCTGCGATCGGATGCGTCATGATCATGGGAGGCATGCTGGTCTATGTATGGTCGCTCCTGCATGACCGCCCGCAATCGGCAGGCATGGCGGTCGTGTCGGCAGCCGAGCTCGAGCAGCCGGCAGCGTCACCGCAGGCGGCCCCGCGCTCGGAGCCGGCGGCACCCGAGCCTGCCTCGGCAGCCGCTGCCGAGCAGGCCCCGATGATGGACAACGAGCTGCCGCGATCGCTGCAATATGCCGACATCGACGAAGCGGCGCTGCAGGACTTCTTGGAGGGCCGCTCCTCGATGCTGGCCGGGTCGCGCTACATGGAGGCGATTCTGGATGCGGCGCGCCATTACAATATCCATCCCTTGCTGCTGTTCGCCATAACGGGACAGGAACAGAGCTTCGTCCCTGATGACCACAAGCGGGCGGAGCAGATGGCCAACAATCCGTTCAATGTGCACTACAGCTGGCAGAACTTCAACACGACGATCGAGGAATCCTCTATGATCGCAGCCAAAACGGTCGTCAACCTCAGCAAAAACCGTCCCGAGGACCGGGACGCGATCGTCTGGATCAACCGCAAGTACGCGGAGGATCCGAACTGGTCCAAGGGCGTCACGAGCATTCTGGACATGCTGGAGGAGATCGCGGCCTGA
- a CDS encoding MOSC domain-containing protein, which produces MEQTDRKVVSVNVGLPAAVQHGSQTVMTGIFKSPCEGAVRLGRTGPQGDGQADLKHHGGPDKAVCVYSQEHYPQWEQQLGRQLGWGAFGENLTLSGMDEASVVIGDRYRCGEALLEVSQPRQPCFKLGLRHAEPKMTLWVQESGRTGFYLRVVEEGEAAAGMALELVHRPEHGMTVAEANRIYYTAKKDARAIRSLLAVPELADSWRNALAARLEALS; this is translated from the coding sequence GTGGAGCAAACGGATCGCAAGGTCGTATCGGTCAATGTCGGTCTTCCGGCGGCTGTGCAGCACGGCAGCCAGACCGTCATGACCGGGATATTCAAATCTCCGTGCGAAGGAGCGGTGCGGCTCGGCAGGACGGGGCCGCAGGGGGATGGACAAGCCGACTTGAAGCATCATGGCGGCCCGGACAAAGCGGTCTGCGTCTATTCGCAGGAGCATTATCCGCAGTGGGAGCAGCAGCTGGGACGACAGCTCGGCTGGGGAGCCTTCGGCGAAAACTTGACGCTGAGCGGGATGGACGAGGCGTCGGTCGTCATCGGCGATCGCTACCGCTGCGGGGAGGCGCTCCTGGAGGTGAGCCAGCCGAGGCAGCCATGCTTCAAGCTCGGCTTGAGGCATGCCGAGCCGAAGATGACGCTCTGGGTCCAGGAAAGCGGCCGGACCGGCTTTTATTTGCGCGTCGTTGAGGAAGGGGAGGCGGCAGCCGGCATGGCGCTGGAGCTCGTCCATCGGCCGGAGCACGGCATGACCGTCGCGGAGGCCAATCGCATCTATTACACGGCCAAGAAGGATGCCCGGGCGATCCGGTCGCTGCTGGCTGTGCCGGAGCTGGCGGACAGCTGGAGGAACGCGCTGGCCGCGCGCCTTGAGGCGCTTTCCTGA
- a CDS encoding amino acid permease has product MWIGFGLYGAAALAWLAVFAAAERRRQRSGYQSLTRYAAYIQFMQDKRELNRHGYAQQLKRAFGPFTAFALPFNAMALLGGGALFLHVAGPESAGGLILWAWPLLGLAALAVHAVSAELLSAVPTAKGASHAAEWLSGKAAGRVSGLLRLGGQWALAAWMSLEAARWIGQSWQGWLGGSAAVVTAVMLAVSFALQGLICLAGNGWYGFLQRAIAGIQIGCCLLLLVLLAGALWPSYWLPSIVPPLEAGAGTASLRADWALGALLLWRLFLSGGAAEAAAEETVEPRMRLPWGQFQSAAYVYTGGYVLLALAAMYAAARPLAGTAGAWLHPVNSAIASSPGSVLALDALIAISLFGGSLSLLFASTRLAGALARDSMRPALRRLSAVAVKRRTFDGAAVLAVLTTAALAAGAALVPAAGGPHGASLLALGVMLQHGALLLPLAGLLRLRRGQETPQLVPLWSPGPARAALRWTAAAVLAAIAAAAAFFQPAALAAALLWLAAALLAARPRAAAAGAAERRSMPSRQDLLQLERSHPQ; this is encoded by the coding sequence ATGTGGATCGGGTTCGGCTTGTACGGGGCGGCGGCGCTGGCGTGGCTGGCCGTATTCGCGGCGGCGGAGCGGCGGCGTCAGCGCAGCGGGTATCAGTCGCTGACGCGCTATGCGGCATACATCCAGTTCATGCAGGACAAGAGAGAGTTGAACCGGCACGGATACGCGCAGCAGCTCAAAAGGGCTTTCGGACCGTTCACGGCCTTCGCCTTGCCGTTCAACGCGATGGCGCTGCTCGGCGGCGGAGCCTTGTTCCTGCATGTTGCCGGACCGGAATCGGCTGGCGGGCTCATCCTGTGGGCGTGGCCGCTGCTCGGGCTGGCGGCGTTGGCCGTCCATGCCGTATCGGCGGAGCTGCTGTCCGCCGTGCCGACAGCCAAGGGAGCGTCCCATGCGGCCGAGTGGCTGTCGGGGAAAGCAGCCGGCCGGGTGAGCGGCTTGCTGCGGCTCGGCGGCCAGTGGGCGCTGGCGGCATGGATGAGCCTGGAGGCTGCCCGCTGGATAGGCCAGTCCTGGCAAGGCTGGCTCGGCGGCTCCGCTGCCGTGGTTACGGCCGTCATGCTCGCAGTTTCGTTCGCGCTGCAAGGGCTCATCTGCCTGGCGGGCAACGGCTGGTACGGCTTTCTGCAGCGGGCGATCGCCGGCATCCAGATCGGCTGCTGCCTCCTGCTGCTCGTTCTGCTGGCGGGCGCGCTGTGGCCGAGCTACTGGCTGCCGTCGATCGTGCCGCCGCTGGAGGCAGGAGCCGGCACGGCTTCGCTGCGAGCCGACTGGGCGCTTGGAGCGCTGCTGCTTTGGAGGCTCTTCCTGTCCGGGGGAGCGGCGGAGGCTGCGGCGGAAGAGACCGTCGAGCCGCGGATGCGTCTGCCATGGGGGCAGTTCCAGTCGGCGGCCTATGTATATACGGGCGGCTACGTGCTGCTGGCTCTGGCCGCCATGTACGCTGCGGCGCGTCCGCTCGCCGGGACGGCTGGCGCTTGGCTCCACCCGGTCAACTCGGCCATCGCAAGCTCTCCGGGATCGGTGCTGGCGCTGGATGCGCTGATCGCGATCAGCCTGTTCGGCGGCTCGCTTTCCCTGCTGTTCGCTTCGACGAGGCTCGCGGGCGCTCTCGCTCGCGACAGCATGCGCCCCGCGCTGCGGCGACTTTCGGCGGTAGCCGTCAAGCGCCGCACATTCGACGGAGCAGCCGTGCTGGCCGTCCTGACGACAGCTGCGCTAGCGGCAGGGGCGGCGCTGGTTCCAGCGGCCGGCGGACCGCATGGGGCGAGCTTGCTCGCGCTCGGCGTGATGCTGCAGCATGGAGCGCTGCTCCTGCCGCTCGCCGGCCTGCTGCGCTTGCGCCGGGGCCAGGAGACGCCACAGCTGGTCCCGCTCTGGTCTCCCGGGCCCGCGCGCGCCGCACTGCGCTGGACTGCGGCGGCGGTGCTGGCCGCCATCGCGGCGGCGGCGGCGTTCTTCCAGCCCGCTGCGCTGGCCGCCGCGCTGCTTTGGCTGGCCGCCGCGCTGCTTGCCGCAAGGCCGCGCGCGGCCGCCGCAGGAGCGGCCGAACGCCGCAGCATGCCGAGCCGCCAGGACCTGCTGCAGCTGGAGCGCTCCCATCCTCAATAG
- a CDS encoding YpdA family putative bacillithiol disulfide reductase codes for MNTTLQQEQVIIIGAGPCGLAAAIELRARGVDALIIEKENLVHSISRYPTYMSFFSTPEVLEIGGVPFTTAHEKPTRLEALNYYRTVALRAGVRIRAYEKVEAVVKQPDGFTLSTRTRHGEERAYRCGSVVVATGYFDHPNRIGIPGEDLPKVSHFFREAHPYTGMDVAIIGGSNSAIDAALELERAGAKVTVVYRKPDYSPSIKPWVLPGFDSLVRKERIRMLFHSRVTEIRAASVVVRSESGETSELPNDFVLALTGFHPDRDFLRSMGVTIEPEGYPSFHSDTMESNVPGLYLAGVVASRHEANEIFIETGRFHGVKIADHLLGRA; via the coding sequence TTGAACACGACGTTGCAGCAGGAACAAGTCATCATCATCGGCGCCGGTCCATGCGGGCTGGCCGCAGCGATCGAGCTGCGCGCCCGCGGCGTCGACGCCCTCATCATCGAGAAGGAGAACCTCGTCCACTCGATTTCCCGGTATCCGACCTACATGAGCTTCTTCAGTACCCCGGAGGTGCTGGAGATCGGCGGCGTGCCGTTCACGACCGCGCACGAGAAGCCGACGCGCCTCGAGGCGTTGAACTATTACCGCACCGTCGCGCTGCGCGCCGGCGTCCGCATCCGCGCCTACGAGAAAGTCGAGGCCGTCGTCAAGCAGCCGGACGGCTTCACGCTGAGCACGCGGACGAGGCACGGAGAGGAGCGGGCGTATCGATGCGGATCCGTCGTCGTCGCGACCGGCTACTTCGACCATCCGAACCGGATCGGCATCCCGGGAGAGGACTTGCCCAAGGTCAGCCACTTCTTCCGCGAAGCGCATCCCTATACCGGCATGGACGTCGCGATCATCGGGGGCAGCAACTCGGCCATCGACGCCGCGCTGGAACTTGAGCGGGCCGGCGCGAAGGTGACGGTCGTCTACCGCAAGCCGGACTATTCTCCGTCCATCAAGCCTTGGGTGCTGCCTGGATTCGACAGCCTCGTCCGCAAGGAGCGCATCCGCATGCTGTTCCACTCGCGCGTGACGGAAATCCGCGCCGCGAGCGTCGTGGTCCGGAGCGAGAGCGGCGAGACGAGCGAGCTGCCGAACGACTTCGTGCTGGCGCTCACCGGATTCCATCCGGATCGCGACTTCCTGCGCTCGATGGGCGTGACGATCGAGCCGGAGGGCTACCCGTCCTTTCATTCCGACACGATGGAATCCAACGTACCTGGCCTTTATTTGGCCGGCGTCGTCGCTTCGCGGCATGAAGCGAACGAGATTTTCATCGAGACGGGACGCTTCCACGGCGTCAAGATCGCCGATCATCTGCTCGGACGAGCGTGA
- a CDS encoding phosphonate ABC transporter ATP-binding protein, whose translation MIHIAHLKKQLPAGPTVLDDISFRADDGEFIAIKGASGSGKSMLLKCLALQESWTSGSYKVDGKEVPTTWSGRYRIRREVALIEEKPSLHPGRTALKNVLVGSAAQASALRRLTGMVRNDDYMGAMDTLEKLGLLDKAHSKADKLSGGERQRVAVARALVHGAKVLLADEPVSGLDPHAADKVLGDLKRLCKEQGLIVIAVLHQGDWAERYADRIIGLSGGKLALQVNGRRLTEREKNLL comes from the coding sequence ATGATCCATATCGCTCATCTCAAGAAACAGTTGCCCGCCGGACCGACCGTGCTCGACGACATCAGCTTCCGCGCGGACGACGGGGAATTCATCGCCATCAAGGGAGCGAGCGGCAGCGGGAAGTCCATGCTGCTCAAATGTCTCGCGCTTCAGGAAAGCTGGACCTCCGGCTCGTACAAGGTGGACGGCAAGGAAGTCCCGACGACGTGGTCCGGGCGCTACCGGATCCGCCGCGAGGTCGCGCTGATCGAGGAGAAGCCGTCACTCCATCCCGGACGCACCGCGCTCAAGAACGTGCTCGTCGGCTCGGCGGCGCAGGCCTCGGCGCTCCGGCGTCTGACCGGCATGGTGCGCAACGACGACTACATGGGCGCGATGGACACGCTCGAGAAGCTTGGCCTGCTCGACAAAGCCCACAGCAAGGCGGACAAGCTGAGCGGGGGCGAGCGGCAGCGGGTCGCCGTCGCCAGGGCGCTCGTCCATGGCGCCAAGGTGCTGCTGGCGGACGAGCCGGTGTCCGGGCTCGATCCGCATGCGGCCGACAAGGTGCTCGGCGACCTCAAGCGGCTGTGCAAGGAGCAGGGCTTGATCGTGATCGCCGTGCTCCACCAAGGCGACTGGGCCGAGCGCTACGCCGACCGCATCATCGGACTGAGCGGCGGCAAGCTGGCGCTGCAGGTGAACGGCCGCAGGCTGACCGAACGCGAAAAGAACTTGCTGTGA
- a CDS encoding ABC transporter substrate-binding protein: protein MLSAERYLLLLDHYRVMDPDTIVEVSLEELAELFHCTERNVKLIIRKLEEEAWLRWHAGRGRGVRSRIEFLMSREQFLLDTAMQMAGDGDYQKAFQLMKHHGDRTAARDRFVDFLNGHFGSNRIDEGQQDQRDIFRLPVYRPPVSLDPARLFFSFDSHLIHQIFDRLLDFDAREEKLLPALAHHWESSDDARVWIFHLRKGVRFHHGTEMTSTDVCFTLNRLADGQPNRFLLETMIAAVPLDSRTVRISLSQPNRLLPRLLCSAVASILPADLVQGDPERYWQLPSGTGPFRLSRWTPERIDLAVHEHYFQGRAYLDEVQIAVMPEDIPTETRQKWGQILASDSRLTVRPEHNWGQIRTLNKGCSLISWNRRKNGPQRSIVFRQAVELAVDRWGLSRTVGEACRPARSYMPATPDFPTLERHEPETAQRLLEESGYDGRPIVLLTSPAYRNEAEWLQDRLAEIGIPLELRFESHQAIYQAELVLEADCILQNLVIAEDEVCELENYLQESSYMRQHMDESLLRWVKRNLDHLFTAHLPEQRKALLRQIEQRLLDEHQILPLIHRAMNTFVHPSVRGIDINKLGWMDFKDVWLVSEAQERSRESLVSPV from the coding sequence ATGCTGAGCGCCGAGAGATACCTGCTGCTGCTCGACCATTACCGCGTCATGGATCCCGATACGATCGTCGAAGTGTCGCTCGAAGAGCTGGCCGAGCTGTTCCACTGTACCGAGCGCAACGTCAAGCTCATTATCCGCAAGCTCGAGGAGGAGGCCTGGCTGCGCTGGCATGCCGGACGCGGGCGCGGCGTTCGCTCGCGCATCGAATTCCTGATGAGCCGCGAGCAGTTCCTGCTCGATACGGCCATGCAGATGGCCGGCGACGGCGATTATCAAAAAGCGTTCCAGCTCATGAAGCATCACGGCGACCGGACTGCGGCCCGCGATCGCTTCGTGGACTTTTTGAACGGCCATTTCGGCTCGAATCGGATCGACGAAGGCCAGCAGGACCAGCGCGACATCTTCCGCCTGCCGGTCTATCGGCCGCCGGTGTCGCTTGATCCCGCCCGGCTGTTCTTTTCGTTCGATTCTCATCTCATCCATCAAATCTTCGACCGCCTGCTTGATTTCGATGCCCGAGAGGAAAAGCTGCTTCCCGCGCTCGCCCATCACTGGGAGAGCAGCGACGACGCGCGCGTCTGGATTTTCCACCTTCGCAAAGGGGTCCGCTTCCATCACGGCACGGAGATGACCTCCACAGATGTGTGCTTCACGCTGAACCGGCTGGCCGACGGACAGCCCAACCGCTTCCTGCTCGAGACAATGATCGCCGCCGTGCCGCTCGACAGCCGCACGGTCCGGATTTCGCTCAGCCAGCCGAACCGGCTGCTGCCCCGGCTGCTCTGTTCCGCGGTCGCATCCATCTTGCCGGCAGACCTCGTGCAGGGAGATCCGGAACGGTACTGGCAGCTCCCCTCCGGCACCGGACCTTTTCGGTTGTCGCGCTGGACGCCGGAGCGAATCGACCTTGCCGTGCACGAGCATTATTTTCAGGGACGAGCTTACCTGGACGAAGTCCAGATCGCCGTCATGCCCGAGGACATTCCGACCGAAACACGGCAGAAATGGGGCCAGATCCTGGCGAGCGACAGCCGCCTGACCGTGCGCCCGGAGCACAACTGGGGCCAGATCCGAACGCTGAACAAGGGCTGCAGCCTGATCTCTTGGAACCGGCGCAAAAACGGACCGCAGCGGTCCATCGTCTTCCGTCAGGCGGTCGAGCTTGCCGTCGACCGCTGGGGCCTAAGCCGCACAGTCGGAGAGGCTTGCCGGCCCGCTCGCAGCTATATGCCGGCTACGCCCGATTTCCCTACGCTGGAACGGCATGAGCCGGAGACGGCGCAGCGCCTGCTGGAGGAAAGCGGTTATGACGGCCGTCCGATCGTGCTGCTGACAAGCCCCGCCTACCGCAACGAAGCGGAGTGGCTGCAGGATCGCCTCGCCGAGATCGGCATTCCGCTCGAGCTGCGCTTCGAGTCCCATCAAGCCATCTATCAGGCCGAGCTCGTGCTGGAAGCCGACTGCATCCTGCAAAACCTCGTCATCGCCGAGGATGAGGTGTGCGAGCTCGAGAATTACTTGCAGGAATCCAGCTACATGCGGCAGCACATGGACGAATCGCTCCTTCGCTGGGTCAAGCGCAACCTGGATCATCTGTTCACCGCCCACTTGCCGGAACAGCGAAAAGCGCTGCTCCGGCAAATCGAGCAGCGCTTGCTGGACGAGCATCAAATTCTGCCCCTCATCCACCGGGCGATGAATACGTTCGTGCATCCTTCCGTCCGCGGCATCGACATCAACAAGCTCGGTTGGATGGACTTCAAGGATGTATGGCTGGTCTCGGAAGCTCAGGAGCGCTCCAGAGAAAGCCTCGTCTCGCCGGTATAG
- a CDS encoding DNA topoisomerase 3, whose translation MKTLIIAEKPDMGRNIAAVMEPKALNRRTHLEGERFIVTWAIGHLVGLAEPDDYDPRYKKWKDADLPIIPDAFKLSPNPRTKDQLKVIGELARKCGRIVNACDAGREGQLIFHLIRRQLKLTQPVDRLWISDLTPETIRRGFEQLASDDKYAPLTRAAQARSEADWLIGMNASRAFTIRHKALLSVGRVQTPVLALLYDRHREIEAFRPETYYRIEAQFVQKAAAYKGIWQGERLVDGAKASAIAEKVKGKTGRIASYEAAESKEYPFRLHDLTLLQREANGRYGFPAKKTLDVAQALYEKHKVITYPRTSSNYVTEETIPVMGKALDMLRQTEYAELAAGADRGRVHKGNKAVCNPAKVEDHHAILPTPKRPGSLSADEKKIYDLIVRRFLSHYYGPAVYRNHTVLTVVEEETFRTRVKQLLEPGWKVTQGEPEPGEKKKSRSKGAAEEEADEETLTDSEFAVDPEAPARCKSAKAEEKATQPPKSYTEGTLLKAMESAGKAMEDEELRETMKDSGLGTPATRAATIERLKQVGYIRTAGKKLEIEPKGAAAIELIRGAGVELLASPVMTGQWERRLTQIARGEASDEAFMDKVKQFARSIVDKVRQQPPAPAGTFQEPERKGGRKSSRAGSRRSQDAPAASGSQGRRSFGAGRSSSSGPSARAGWKKDSADASRVRQAARTEKPSASEARPGPLERKAFGACPLCGGPVIEGSRGYGCSRFREGCRFVVWKEQHGKKLSVPMLNALLAKGKTGVLAFKTGDGQSRKGRLELTPPYTGETRLSLERS comes from the coding sequence CTGAAGACGCTGATTATCGCCGAAAAACCGGATATGGGCCGCAACATCGCGGCCGTCATGGAGCCCAAGGCACTGAACCGCCGCACTCATCTGGAGGGCGAGCGGTTCATCGTCACTTGGGCTATCGGTCATCTGGTCGGACTTGCCGAGCCCGATGACTATGATCCACGCTACAAAAAATGGAAGGATGCCGATCTGCCGATCATTCCGGATGCCTTCAAGCTGTCCCCGAATCCGCGAACGAAGGACCAGCTCAAGGTCATCGGCGAGCTCGCCCGCAAATGCGGCCGGATCGTCAATGCCTGCGATGCCGGACGGGAAGGACAGCTGATCTTTCATCTCATCCGCCGCCAGCTCAAGCTGACGCAGCCGGTCGACCGGCTCTGGATCTCCGATCTGACGCCGGAGACGATCCGCCGCGGCTTCGAGCAGCTTGCAAGCGACGACAAGTATGCGCCGCTGACACGCGCCGCCCAGGCCCGCAGCGAAGCGGACTGGCTGATCGGCATGAACGCCTCCCGGGCGTTCACGATCCGCCACAAGGCGCTGCTGTCGGTCGGACGCGTGCAGACGCCGGTGCTTGCGCTGCTGTACGACCGCCATCGGGAGATCGAGGCGTTCCGCCCGGAAACGTATTATCGAATCGAAGCGCAATTCGTGCAGAAGGCGGCCGCGTACAAGGGCATCTGGCAGGGCGAGCGGCTTGTCGACGGGGCCAAGGCTTCTGCGATCGCCGAAAAGGTGAAGGGCAAGACGGGAAGGATCGCCAGCTATGAGGCAGCCGAATCCAAGGAATATCCGTTCCGCCTGCATGACCTGACGCTGCTGCAGCGCGAGGCGAACGGCCGCTACGGCTTCCCCGCCAAAAAGACGCTTGATGTGGCGCAGGCGCTCTACGAGAAGCATAAAGTCATCACCTATCCCCGCACCAGCTCCAACTACGTGACGGAAGAGACGATTCCCGTCATGGGCAAGGCGCTCGACATGCTGCGACAGACCGAGTATGCCGAGCTGGCCGCCGGAGCGGATCGCGGGAGGGTACATAAAGGCAACAAGGCCGTCTGCAATCCGGCCAAGGTCGAGGACCATCATGCCATCCTGCCGACGCCCAAGCGGCCCGGCTCGCTGAGCGCAGACGAGAAAAAGATTTACGATCTTATCGTGCGCCGGTTTTTGTCCCATTATTACGGTCCGGCCGTCTACCGCAACCATACGGTGCTTACCGTCGTGGAGGAGGAGACGTTCCGGACGCGCGTCAAGCAGCTGCTTGAGCCGGGCTGGAAGGTGACGCAGGGAGAGCCGGAGCCGGGAGAGAAGAAAAAGAGCCGCTCCAAAGGAGCGGCCGAGGAGGAAGCGGACGAGGAAACGCTCACGGACAGCGAGTTCGCCGTCGATCCCGAGGCCCCGGCCCGCTGCAAGTCGGCCAAGGCGGAGGAAAAGGCGACCCAGCCTCCCAAATCCTATACGGAGGGCACATTGCTGAAGGCGATGGAGAGCGCGGGCAAGGCGATGGAGGACGAGGAGCTGCGGGAGACGATGAAGGACAGCGGTCTCGGAACTCCAGCGACGCGCGCAGCGACGATCGAGCGGCTCAAGCAAGTCGGTTACATCCGGACGGCTGGCAAGAAGCTTGAGATCGAGCCGAAGGGAGCCGCCGCGATCGAGCTGATCCGCGGAGCGGGAGTCGAGCTCCTCGCCTCGCCGGTCATGACCGGACAGTGGGAGCGCCGGCTCACGCAGATCGCGCGCGGGGAGGCCTCGGACGAGGCGTTCATGGACAAGGTCAAGCAGTTCGCCCGCTCCATCGTCGACAAGGTGCGCCAGCAGCCTCCCGCTCCAGCAGGCACCTTCCAGGAGCCGGAGCGCAAGGGCGGGCGCAAGAGCTCCCGAGCCGGCTCAAGGCGATCCCAGGACGCTCCCGCAGCGTCAGGCTCGCAGGGACGCAGGTCCTTCGGAGCGGGCAGGAGCTCCTCGTCCGGTCCGAGTGCGAGGGCCGGATGGAAAAAGGACTCTGCGGACGCATCGCGCGTCCGCCAGGCGGCGAGAACCGAAAAGCCCTCCGCATCCGAAGCCCGGCCGGGCCCTCTGGAGCGGAAGGCGTTCGGAGCCTGCCCGCTCTGCGGTGGGCCCGTCATCGAAGGCAGCCGAGGCTACGGCTGCTCCCGCTTCCGCGAGGGCTGCCGCTTCGTCGTCTGGAAGGAGCAGCACGGCAAGAAGCTGAGCGTGCCGATGCTGAACGCGCTGCTAGCCAAAGGGAAGACCGGCGTGCTGGCGTTCAAGACCGGAGACGGCCAGAGCCGCAAGGGCCGTCTGGAGCTGACGCCTCCCTATACCGGCGAGACGAGGCTTTCTCTGGAGCGCTCCTGA
- a CDS encoding DUF3298 and DUF4163 domain-containing protein, translating to MPFVQPAYVHTSRVVRPKTELLLPVVSIAGEEGATAAINGSIRSAARMLMEEQGSLDDPRSEMLGYYELKNNQKGVLSLSLFNYAYTGGAHGLTLQRSLTFMGKDGKPIPLAALFKPGSDYRKRLSELVARQIKQRDIQTLQPFEGIRPDQDYYIADRALIIWFSVYEITPYVFGFPYFPISVFDLSDLIREEGPLGVMDVND from the coding sequence ATGCCGTTCGTGCAACCGGCTTACGTGCACACGAGCCGCGTCGTCCGGCCGAAGACCGAGCTGCTGCTGCCGGTCGTCTCGATCGCGGGCGAGGAGGGAGCGACAGCCGCGATCAACGGCTCGATCCGTTCCGCGGCGCGGATGCTGATGGAGGAGCAGGGCTCGCTGGACGATCCCCGCTCCGAAATGCTCGGCTACTACGAGCTCAAGAACAACCAGAAGGGAGTGCTCAGCCTTTCCCTGTTCAATTACGCCTACACCGGCGGCGCTCACGGATTGACGCTGCAGCGGTCGCTCACCTTCATGGGCAAGGACGGCAAGCCGATTCCGCTCGCCGCCTTGTTCAAGCCCGGCTCCGATTACCGCAAGCGGCTGTCGGAGCTCGTCGCTCGCCAGATCAAGCAGCGCGACATCCAGACGCTGCAGCCGTTCGAGGGCATCCGCCCCGACCAGGATTATTACATCGCGGACCGCGCGCTCATCATCTGGTTCAGCGTGTATGAGATTACCCCGTACGTTTTCGGCTTTCCTTATTTTCCGATATCCGTCTTCGATCTGTCCGACCTGATCCGGGAGGAAGGGCCGCTCGGCGTGATGGACGTCAACGATTAA